DNA sequence from the Grus americana isolate bGruAme1 chromosome Z, bGruAme1.mat, whole genome shotgun sequence genome:
tcctAAGCAGTTCTTTTATTTACTTCCAtcctaattaattttctcatctgtttcctgttttgctgatgtcttatctctttttttttttttactttgatgtTTTCTAGATGATAGGAGTGCTCACAGATGACTTCTACAgtatttttgtcattatttgAAGTACCTTCTCTTTCCTCATCTGCTTTTTCTAGTTATAGAGTATAGGGTGGGAAAGAGCTAACTATTACTGTATAGGTAGGtcatcactgaaaaataattaacacaTTGTTTCAACAGGCTGTTGAAAACCCTACGTCTACAGAAATCCAAGATGTATGTGCAGCTGTGGGATTCAACGTGCTATTAGAGGtgaattagaaaaacaaaaccacaaaaagccccaaaaacTTGATATGTGTCTCTGTTCTTCTTTCATCATATCTTTTGTTACAGACAAGATAAATTGCAATTTAGAAGTTTTTGTTATCAGGCAAGATATTTGCTTGCTTTGAGTAACAGCTGACTAAAATGATGAATGTTGGAAAACTGTATGCAATGCAGGAATAACCTGGATTGCTGAGACTATGCCATTTTTTAAGCTTATAAAaagattgcttttatttaactATCCTTCTGAGAAGACTATCTTAGATGCTTAAAAGTGTGTCAgaataaaagataaatttgCAAGATGCAACTCTGCaaattaagctttttaaaaaagcatttttttaatgaaaggtgATTACCTTTTGGAATGACTGTCCTGTAGGAATAGAATTCTGATGCTTGAAATCTTCAGCGTCCTCTGGAGTTATGTTTTAGCCAGagaatgttaatatttttgttgcaaTACCTGCTTGGTCTTTAAAAAGTTTGTTACTTTTTTGTTAGGGAATGAGTCTGGGTTTCTGGAGAGGTAACTTTTTGcaattcattttctgaagtaattatcaatttaaaatactgttgcaTTTTTTGTCGCTTCTTTACTAAAGAACTTAGGTCCTCATCTAAGAGTGTGACTGGTATCCAAAGACCAGTACAATatcactttgcttttcagaagtcGTTGAATATATTCTGCATACCAGCCCATGAAATAGCCATTGCCTGTAAGAAACctgtaacattttaataaaaatgacgGTTATGAACATTCAGAAGCAGTGGGCCTCAGACTGTGACTGACTGACACACTGTCTCTAGGTGTCCAGAAGGGTTTGAAGCTGTGGAGATGAAACAAAAACCTGTGTCACTGTGGTCCAGACTGGTGGAGAAGTAGAACAGTCCCTGTAGCAGGTTACTCACTAAATTGTTCAGTACCAGTAGCTGGTTGCAGCAGTGCTTCTGAAAAAGTTACGTTATAGCtttgggtgctgctgcagtggcTAAGTGGTGGGTGACACTGTGGAGAGCTACGGTTATGGCTTGCATCTGTTCAGAAGACTTTCAGGCTGCTATGACTTAGATTGCCTAatgaattttgcagaaaattattcCAGTACTTACCATAACAAGTTTCTCCTTTTgtatgacagaaaaataagatgtaTCCTAGAGAGTGGAACAGAGATGTGCAGTACAGAGGTAGAGTACGAATACAGCTCAAACAAGATGATGGCAACCCATGTTTACCTCAGTTTCCAACACGTGAGTAGAGTACCTGGCTCTGCCACTTTATCtgttactgaaacagaaagactttgtttgttttgttatgttACCAGCTTGTTTAATTAGTTTTACTATTATAATTTTTACAACTTTAAGTTAAATTTGTTTGTGTGAGCATTGAGTGGAGTTTGTAAAATGCTGTTGTGAAGAATGTTGCGTGATTGGTGTTCAGTTCAGCAGCCATTCAGTTCTGTTTTGTTGACAGTCAAAACAGAGGTTTCATTATTAAAATGGCTAAATTCCACCTTTTTCTTAGGTTACATCCATCAGCTAGGCATCCTTATGGATGCCAAATTGATAAAATACAATACCGACTTCAGTTTTCTGCTGGCCATTTTCATAAATTAACAATGGAGCAGTTCTCTTTAACTAATTAACAGGAATAGTTCATCTTGAATGACAAGTAATTTAGTCTTTTGAATTTTTCCTGATGAGTAATCAGTGTGTAAAAGGGAAGCAAATGTGTATCTGAAGAAGCATGTATCTTAAGGAAAGAGCAAGAAGAATACTGAATCTAGAGTAGCCTAAGAATGCTGTTGGTGAGGGGATGATTTAAAACCATATTCCCGCTAGAAGACAGcagtgtcttttaaaaaatgcttgtaGCTTTTGGCTGTCCCAGGTATTTTAGGACATTAAAAGGTGAAGGGGAAGAGTAACAGGAAGTATGTAGATACTTAGGACATTGTCAGGTTATGTGTGAGAACCAGTATGCTGTCACATTTATCAGTCctgcactttttttaaaattaaaaggaagaagttGATAAGAGTTTTTTACAGACTTCTAGCTACACAGTGTAAGGAAGCAGAACTCCTAGGCTTTGTATCTAGCTTAACAGAAATCTAAAGTGGGGCTGAAGTTTCTAACTTTGAGAATTATGCAAATGTTCTTAACATAGTAGGCATGCATTGATCTCTCCCTTTATTTTTAGGTAAATCAGTGATGCTCTATGCTGCAGAAACCATTcccaaactgaaaacaagaacCCAAAAGATGGGAGGTAGTGATCAAAGTCTTCAGCAAGGAGAGGGAGGCAAGAAAggtaaagggaagaaaaagaaatgagctCACATCTGGAATAATTGTTACATCACATAGTTGTACGTATGACAAATATGGATGGACACATTACTGCTGCAACTTTGGAGTGAAAGATAACGAGCAAGAAATAAACAGGTGAAACTGAATAGAACTGCCTCATTTTCTCAGAACTGGAATGCATGTTGCTGCCTCGCATCTGTGTAACAATAAATATGTCTTCATACACAACCTGCAAGTCTGAAGCTAGCATccacttttaaaagcagaagaacaTAGGCAAATGGGGTGGGCAGGAGAAttattctttctggaagaaataTGCAGCTTTTGATAGATAAATAAATGTTCTTATGCAGACTAGATATCTGAAAACTGGTTGCCTTAGTAAACCATTTATCTATGCTAGTAAAGTGATTGTCTTAATTCTGGAGAGTCTTTATCACtaatagaaaaatgtaaatcaatGAGGTTGTGGCTCTGTAAACTTCCCTTGCTAATAATCTTTCACAACTGTCAAATGTACTAATAAAGGTGACGTGTTAATtctataaaattacattttttaaaatacttttttccaaaagtgtTACTCTTTCCTCCACAGCCTATTGTAAAGAAGGCAGTGACATATATTGTAAGGATAATATTGTAAACTTTTAagatactttgaaaaaaaatagttcccTTTTGTATCTTGTATAATACAGTATactctattttattttgggttGTTGTTTGAGAGCTTAGGAAATGTAGCTTTATTTTCTACCTGTCAAATACTATTCCAGATGTCTGAGGCTTGCAATATCTggtaacttaaaatattttactttttttaatgtagccCACAGATAGGGACAGAAAGTTACTTGAAAGGATGAGTTGGTCAGAACAGCTCCAGTAGTAAGGCTCCTTCAGATAATTAAGAAATGTCCTGTGCAACTTCAACGAGATGTGGTTTAGTATAAGGAGACTAGAAAAGAAGTAGCAGTACTTGTTTTGAGTGAAAACAAACATCCTGCATGAGTTTTCTAATCCTTACTATATGAAAACAAAGTCACTTGAATGCCTTCACAGATGACTACTGGAAGCAAGTTATCAGATTATTTTTGATAAATGTTTCATGTGGCAATGTTCTCTTTTAGGGTTTGTTGATCAGGTATGCTATTATATGGAatcacatttttccattttaaagataAACAGCATTCAAAATGTCTCTAGACATTTAATGACTATTCTAAAGTAGTGAAACTTGGTAAAGTTTCTCATGATCCCTGCTCAAATTACTCATGCTTGTGGTTCGAGTTTTCTTATGTTCTTACATTGTTCCACTCAACTACCATCTTTTTCAATAGATGATGAGTTACTAGTTGCCCCTTGAAGTCAATGCTGATAGGTAGTAATAGTGCAACTGCTTAGAGCCCCCGACTCGTGAATAGTTCAAAGTCATTTGCATTTCCTGTATGTAATACTTTGTAAGCAAGGTTcttgtagtgggttgacccaggctgggggccaggtgccccccaaagctgctctatcactcccctcctcagctgggcaggggagagaaaatataacaaaaggctcctgggtcgacatcaggacagggagagatcactcaccagttaccatcagaggcaaaacagactcgacctggggaaattaatttcatttattaccaatcaaatcagagtagaggaatgaggaataaaaccaaatgttaaaacacctccccccactcctcccttcttcccaggcccagcttcactccccatttctctccctccttccccccagcagcacagggggatggggaatgggggttgtggtcagttcatcacacgttgtctctgccactccttcctcctcagggggaggactcctcacactctgcccctgctccagcatggggtcctttccacaggagacagtcctccaccaactgctccagtgtgagtccttcccacgggctgcagttcttcaccaactgctccagcgtgggtcccccatggggtcacaagtcctgcctctgatgcctggagcacctcctcctcctccatcttcactgacctgggtgtctgcagggctgtttctctcacatcttactcctctccctggctgcaaaatgttgctgggtttttctgctccccccccccccccccttctcaaCTGTGctatcccagaggtgctaccaccgtgGCTGATGgactcagccttggccagcggcgggtccctcttggagccggctggcattggctctgtcggacatgggggaagcttctagcagcttctcacagaggccagtcctgtagccccccacccctgctaccaaaatgtggccatgcaaacccaaaacagttGTTtaatggaggaggagaaggatgcATTTTCATTCTCACTGCAGTTGTAACAAATCCAAAAGCTGCCATGGCAAATTCCTCAGGCCAAGCCCTGTACCAGTGTGGGAGTAGCAGTATGTAGACTCTAAAATAGAATAGCTTAGGAGAAGAAATACTGTGTTCTAAAGATTGACCatatacaaatgttttcaggtttttttctgctgatgtaACAGCTTACACAAGCTACTTTTGGAGTGTCTGGTCTTGAAAGCACACCTAAATTTTGAGGTGTTAGTTAAATAGTATCTCTGTGAGTTGATGGAATGCCATGGCACAGGAACAGCAGGAACAGGTGCTATCTGAAAGTtgtttttgttacagaaaacaaCTGGGCATGGTCAGAGGTTGTTATTTACATCCATTCTATAGAGTTAGGGAAGTGCTACAAGTTAGTTGTAATATGGGGAAAAATACCAAGTGAGGTACGCAAGCAAGAATGGAAGATACACTTGTGATATAAAAGACAGATTGTGGGGCTCAGGTTATCCCTGCCTTCTCCTGAGTGCTAAGTAACTTTTCTGAAACTTTATTTAAAGGGAGAGCTCTGTGAAAATTAATTGGTACAAGATAACTTGGCTTCAAGATGTTAAGTGATTCCAGCCAAGTCATGATCATGTTATGcctaaatattttaagtcagAGCTTTAGAGCATGGACAGCTGAAAAAGGTGGAGGTAAGTCTCATGGAATATCTGTTCACAGTGGTCGGAAATCAAATACCTTAAGAACTTGTCTCTGCTATGGTGAGTTGAGAAAGAATCTTAGTGGCATTGCTTACCAAATTTCCCAATCAAAGAACCCAAAATAGTAAAGCTATTTTAAAGTGTAAGGATCTTACAAAAAAGACTGAGAAAGATTTCTGAAAAGAGTAATATTGAGCTGAAATATATAAAACTGTGATTTtatcaaataaacaaaaagacagttctACAGGTAAAGCTGACTTTTTTAAGCAAATTGTGCAGTGCTGGGAAATGAGATGATTACTACCAATAGGGAGTTGAAGTCTGATTCCCTAAACCCCTGCCTGCTTATCCTCCATCTCTAACAGTGTTcagcattttgccttttttttttttaatttctatctGGCTTTAGAGTAAGTATACTATGTGAGTAATATTTGTTCCCAAATGAGGCATCTGAAAGTTAAACACAATTCCCCCTTTCCTGCCAGGGTTAGGCTTACAAACCAGACTTCCAATTGTATATTTCCTGGTTTTTAATAAACTGGGTTCCTTAGAGAATGAAAAACAAGCTGGTTGAGATAGTAAGTCGGGTTCTTCTGCAGGTCTTTCCCCCTTCTTCAACACCCTTCCCCTCTCACCTTCTCaccttcacacacacacccccccacacacacacaccagttTCTGGGAACAGGGAAGATGGTTGGAGGCTGTTGTGGGACTTGGGAGTGGAGACGAGGCTGCTGTAAAAATACACAAGTACTACAACTGTTGGTCTCAATGCTATCAataaatgttgttttttttttttgagggaaaaacTGGGTGATAATGGACgtctttttatttcatctgtctCGCTTTTACAGTTTTCTGTGAGAATTTGCTTAAGCAGTGTAGTTTCTAAAACAACACTGTGCATCTGTGGTTTCCTGTAGGTGGCAATATTAACAAAGGCAGACATGCATCACCCAGTGGGAATTTACTCTGCACCCAAGGTGTGAGGAATAGTGATGTTGAGATAGTGCTCCTCCGGAAGATACTTGTCTAGCTAATTAAATGTATATACGTGTTATTTTCCTATACTGTTTTTTTTTGTACCCAAAGATCAAATGTTTGAAATGGGTATGTGAACTCAGAATCCCTATAACAATCCTAACAGTGATGTCTGTGTCAGCAATGGATGGGGACATTGACACTGAGCATTAGGCAGATCTGAAGACACAGGCAAACAGCAAAAGCATAGATAACAATGAAAATTCAGCACTGTGGTGAGATAGATGCTGTATTCTTTCAGATGTGTGGAAGAGAGTATGTAGCTGCTGTAACAGCATCATTATTCAGTTCTTAATGTTTCAgaagattattttgaaatgtggtTTAACTTGGGAAGTGACGATAATGTATGACCATACGTAGCTCTCCACCTTAAGCCATGAAGTAAATTTCTCAAAGATGACatttgcagaaaacagctgCTCTTTAAAAACTTGCCTGTGTGTATATCCTGTTCCTTGTGTGCACTTAACAGTTAGAGCTTTTTAGCCAGAACTGCTTTTTGGGGCAGCGTATTGTGACAGTTGCACATAAGAGGTTAAAAGCACAGGTGTCTGCTTTTCTCTTATACAAACATTGAGGATGGAGAGCTGCAAGGCTGGTATGAGAAGTGGCTGAAGGAGGGAGTTTTATGGTGGCAAGACAGCCTTGTTTTGTCTAGAGAATGCAGAATAAACAGACagtttctacacagaatctCAAAGGCCACAGTGCCtggagtgagaccttttgcttaattatccatgaaatgaatattaaagtaTGATAAGGAGCTAAAAGAtgtacatgctaaacatatatgaCTATAGTACTCAACTCTCCACCCAAATTATGTTAATTGTAaccccagggaggggaacagCTAAGGCTGGGGTATAAAGGACACTGAGGAAGTTACccctgggggtggggagagaagagaTTGAAGACCCAGAAGAGGCAGTTGacaggctgtgctccttctcctccacccaagataGGGACCccttcttggtaagcattgTGCCTTCATCTTTTGGTGAAGAACACCCAGGATAGCATTTGGCTGGCACTATCATCATATGTTAGCGCtactgcagtaagtgcatttatcagtCGCAATTCTGAACTCTTTATATCTGTTGCTTTAACAAACTATCTttttcaactttgcaaaactgtctcagtgaaagtccttcGGGGGCTCCAGCAGGCAAACATTGATTCTCATAAGTGGCTATACATAATTCTTTCGACATGAACTGTTGACGAAGcctgggactaagactggacctagctgcacctaggctcctctctgagaaggagtttagaaagcaaggaggtTCTTTCTGAACCTTGTGACTCAatgggagggcctccctcagccacgcATCAGACTCACACCCTTTATGCGACGTATCACATAAAGAGcaacagatgtcatctacctggacttgtgcaaagcattcgACACTAacctgcatgacatccttgtctctaaattggagagacatggatttgatggatggaccactcggtgaATAAGGAATTGACTGGACTGTCACACTTAAAGaattgtggtcaatggctcaatgtccaagcagagatcagtgacgagtggcgtccctcaggggtcggtaccgggaccagcactgttcaacatctttgtcagcgacatggacagtgggatcgagtgcaccctcagcaagtttgtcgaTGACACCAACCTGTGTGGCggggtcaacacgctggagggaagggatgccatccagagggaccttgacaggctggagaggtgggcctgtgcgaaccgcatgaagttcaacaaggccaagtgcaaggtcctgcacgtgggtcggcgcaattCCAAGCATAattacaggctgggtgaggaatggattgaaagcagcctggaggagaaggacttggaggtattgattgatgagaagctcaacatgagccggcagtgtgtgcttgcagcccagaaagccaaccatgtcctgggctgcatcaaaagaggcatgaccagcaggtcaagggaggtgatcctgcccctctattctgctcttgtgagacccccacctggaatactgcgtccagctctggggtgcccAGTACGAGGACGACacagagctgttggagtgagtccagaggagggccacaaagctgatcagagggctggagcacctctc
Encoded proteins:
- the SRP19 gene encoding signal recognition particle 19 kDa protein, which codes for MAAAATSPADKERFICIYPAYLNNKKTIAEGRRIPIDKAVENPTSTEIQDVCAAVGFNVLLEKNKMYPREWNRDVQYRGRVRIQLKQDDGNPCLPQFPTRKSVMLYAAETIPKLKTRTQKMGGSDQSLQQGEGGKKGKGKKKK